TGAAGATATCCAAGTCATTATTCGAGATGACACCGCCAAAACCGCCCTTTTACAAAAAATAAAAGCCTTGAAAGAAGAACTTAGAAAAACATAAAGATTCATGCGTAGCAAACAAAGTCAAAATTTAGAAAACAAGTTGAATAATGCTGTGGAAATCCAAGCTTGGGAAGCTTTTGGTAGAGACGTCTTACAAAAGCTGATACCGCCATTACATTTTATTTCTGCTGAAGACGGTATTGATGATTTGAAACTTTCTAAGGAAGAAAAGGAAGCGTTATGTTATACTTTAGGGCTTTGGGAAACTTTGCTTGAAGACGGTGAAGGTTTTTTAGATATGCGGTCTATTTTGATTAAGAATTTGGAACAATTAAAATCTGACTACGAGCGCTTTTTAAAAGCATCGATTGAAAAAGCCAAACCATTGGAGGTTGCTTATCATTCGGTTGGTTTATTTTTTAATAATGCCAATGAAGCAAGTATTTCGCGGTTAACCGTAATGAATGCAGATATTGAGCAACTCAAAGATTTAGATAATCCTGTTTTTATTGATGCGGTAAGAGATGAAATTAATTCGGCTTTTGATCGCTTGGATTTAAGTTCACACTATTCTCTGCTTGTTATTCCGGGTTATTTGGGGGCTAATAAGGTATTGGACCGTTGGGCAAAACTGGCTTTTGAACATAAAGTATTTATGGTAACAGATTTTGCACATTTGGATGCACCCGATGATGTAGTGGCCCATTTTAAAACGACCAATCACGTGCGTAATGAAACCTATTTGTCTAATGTGGTTATGACCTGTAATTGGTTCGTTGGACGAGGAAAATATGATTTTATTGCCGAGGAAGACGATTTGTATGTACCACCATCGTTGGCTGTGGCAGGGAAACTTTATAGTAACAGCTTGTCTCAGGCAAGTGCCGGAAGAAAATACGGTGCATTAAAAGGGGTAGGAGGTGTTTGTTTTAAGCTTAAAAAGCATGATTTAGCTATTTTAGAAGGCTTGGGCTTGATACCCATGTATTTTGAAAATGGCCAAATTATAGCCTACTCGGCAAAAACACTTTTTAATGGAAATAATTTGGGGCTACAAACTTATTCGGTAGTGCGCGTTTTTGATTATGTAAGCAAAGTGCTTATAGATTATTTTAACCGAAAAACCTTCGAGAATTTTAACGTACGTACCCGAAAAGAGTTTATTCATGATATTGTGAGCTTTTTAGATAAAAATACAGGAGCTCAAAAATTGATTGAAAGTTTTAGCATTAAACGATTAGAACAAGATATGGAACATAAAGATCGTGTGCATTTGGAACTTTATATGGAACCATATTTTCCAGCCAAAAACTTTTTAATTCATTTAAATGGTAAAATTGGCGATTCGGGCAAGGCTAATTCTTGGGAGGCGCATTACGAGCAGAAAGGCTGAGATGACTTAATAGCTTTGATAAATTATGTCTGAATCACTTATAATATACTCAAGGTGACATGCCTGGCTATAGGGCGTATGTTTTAAGCTTTAGGGAATAACCAGCAACCAAAAGTTAAAATTTAATTTCAGACTCTGCTTTTTGTTTCATTAAAATAATATTTTGCTAGGAAGCAAAAATTGTATTAGTACTTCAAATTTATAAGCGCTCTTACTTCATCCAAAGTGCTTATTAGTTGTTTGCTAAATGCGAACGTCATAATATCACTTTCCGTTTTTCCTTGCCGCAGTAAATTGTTAAAATGGATGGTTTCGTAATTGTAGCCTATGGTTTTGTAATCAAAATCTAAGGTCTTTTCTTTGTTTTCTGTGTATAATGTAATTGTTGAAGGTTGATGAAACATGGTGTTTATCTTCACTGTGGCCTTTTCAAAGCTAAAAATAGCTTCTGTTTTTAAATCTTCAATTAGCGAACTTTTTAATTTTGCAATAGCACCGTCTTCATATTTAAAAGTCATATCACAAGAAGCGTCTGCGCCGTTTTTAAAATATGTAGCATCAGCCTCAATTTTATCGGGAAGGCCTAAAGTCGATAAAGCGGCGAAAATAGGGTAGATGCCTATATCTAATAAACTACCACCACCTAAGGATTTGTTGAAGAGTCTCGAACTGTTATCAAAATCTCTATAAAACCCGAAATCGGCTTCCAGTTTAAGCAACTTGCCATAAGTGTTGTTTTTTACGGCATCTAAAACAAACTGGTAGTGCGGTAAGAAGTAGGTCCAAAGTGCTTCCATTAAAAGCCCGTTTTTAGATTGGGCTACAGCAATCATGGTTTCGACTTCCTCGGCATTCATGGCGAATGGCTTTTCACAGAGTACAGCCATACCATATTCCAAACACAGTAAGGTGTTTTCTTTGTGTAAAGCATGTGGTGTTGCGATATAAACCGCATCGATATTGTCGTCTTTTGCTAATTGCTCATAGCTATCGTAGGTTTTAGTTGCATCGTACTTTTTGGCGAAATCTTTAGCCTTTTTTAAACTTCTAGAGGCTACAGCATACAATTTTGCCCCAGACACAGTTTGTAGGTCTGTAGCAAATTTATTAGCGATTTTTCCAAGGCCAATAATGCCCCAGTTAATGGTTTTCTGTTCTGGTTGCTTTGTCATTTGGTAATACGGATTGAAGGATACATGCCAAGGTAATAACGATTAGGCAGCCTACAAAATTTAACCATAAAAAAGGAAGGTTAATGTATTCATATTGATTAAGTAAAAACAAAGCGATTACAATTATTTGGGTGATTAAGGCCCCTATAAAAACCGCATTTCCTTTAACAAACTTGAAGAAAAAGGCTAGTAAGAATATACCCAATACATTACCATAAAATATAGAACCAATAATGTTTACCAGTTGAATAAGGTTTTCAGCTAAGTTCGCGACACAAGCAATACCAATGGCGATTAATCCCCAACCAAAGGTGAACCATTTTGAGGCTTTAACCATAGCTTCTTCAGATTTTTCGCTTGTATTACGTTTGTATAAATCCATGGTTGTTGTTGATCCTAAGGCGTTTAATTCACTGGCCGTACTACTCATGGCTGCACTTAAAATTACGGCTAATAACAAACCAATTAATCCACGTGGTAAGTTGTTCAAAATAAAATGTATAAACACATAATCTTTATCGTTGCTTTCAACTTTTACA
This genomic interval from Tamlana carrageenivorans contains the following:
- a CDS encoding type VI secretion system contractile sheath protein TssC — encoded protein: MRSKQSQNLENKLNNAVEIQAWEAFGRDVLQKLIPPLHFISAEDGIDDLKLSKEEKEALCYTLGLWETLLEDGEGFLDMRSILIKNLEQLKSDYERFLKASIEKAKPLEVAYHSVGLFFNNANEASISRLTVMNADIEQLKDLDNPVFIDAVRDEINSAFDRLDLSSHYSLLVIPGYLGANKVLDRWAKLAFEHKVFMVTDFAHLDAPDDVVAHFKTTNHVRNETYLSNVVMTCNWFVGRGKYDFIAEEDDLYVPPSLAVAGKLYSNSLSQASAGRKYGALKGVGGVCFKLKKHDLAILEGLGLIPMYFENGQIIAYSAKTLFNGNNLGLQTYSVVRVFDYVSKVLIDYFNRKTFENFNVRTRKEFIHDIVSFLDKNTGAQKLIESFSIKRLEQDMEHKDRVHLELYMEPYFPAKNFLIHLNGKIGDSGKANSWEAHYEQKG
- a CDS encoding Gfo/Idh/MocA family protein produces the protein MTKQPEQKTINWGIIGLGKIANKFATDLQTVSGAKLYAVASRSLKKAKDFAKKYDATKTYDSYEQLAKDDNIDAVYIATPHALHKENTLLCLEYGMAVLCEKPFAMNAEEVETMIAVAQSKNGLLMEALWTYFLPHYQFVLDAVKNNTYGKLLKLEADFGFYRDFDNSSRLFNKSLGGGSLLDIGIYPIFAALSTLGLPDKIEADATYFKNGADASCDMTFKYEDGAIAKLKSSLIEDLKTEAIFSFEKATVKINTMFHQPSTITLYTENKEKTLDFDYKTIGYNYETIHFNNLLRQGKTESDIMTFAFSKQLISTLDEVRALINLKY